A single genomic interval of Arachis duranensis cultivar V14167 chromosome 7, aradu.V14167.gnm2.J7QH, whole genome shotgun sequence harbors:
- the LOC107458891 gene encoding uncharacterized protein LOC107458891 has product MSGAQGAQPKEARTATVYESVEGGENRTRTDLRSKEDQGKIQIDKMQEKVSDPAGKGGPVFGAGKDDNKQDLGVTGTG; this is encoded by the coding sequence ATGTCAGGGGCACAAGGGGCACAGCCGAAAGAAGCAAGGACAGCAACGGTGTACGAGTCAGTAGAAGGAGGAGAGAATAGAACGAGGACTGACTTGCGTTCAAAGGAGGATCAAGGCAAAATTCAGATCGATAAGATGCAGGAGAAGGTCTCTGACCCTGCTGGCAAAGGTGGTCCTGTCTTTGGTGCTGGCAAAGATGACAACAAGCAAGACCTTGGAGTCACTGGCACTGGCTAA